A DNA window from Porites lutea chromosome 6, jaPorLute2.1, whole genome shotgun sequence contains the following coding sequences:
- the LOC140940976 gene encoding serine hydroxymethyltransferase, cytosolic-like — protein MAVNGIGHDFAALHESLEESDPDLYEILKKEKKRQVCGLELIASENFTSRAVMEALGSSMTNKYSEGQVGQRYYGGNQFVDEMESLCKRRALEAFRLDPEKWGVNVQPYSGSPANFAVYTGLLSPHDRIMGLDLPDGGHLTHGFMTEKKRISATSIFFESMPYKTNPETGLIDYDKLAETARLFRPKLIIAGISAYPRHLDYAKFRAISDEVGAILMADMAHISGLVAGNVVPTPFEHCDIVTTTTHKSLRGPRSGVIFYRKGIKGYKKNGDPIKYDYGNKIDFALFPGLQGGPHNNTIAALCTALKQANTPEFKAYAQQILDNCKAMAKVFLERGYKLVSEGSDNHLVLMDLRPLGFGGALGEKVLEEVSITVNKNTCPGDKSALRPGGLRIGAPALTTRMLKEKDFEQVADFIDRGIKLGLEVQKISGSDQKKFEEVLLGDQFKGKVEELKKEVEEFSVKFPMPGCGLI, from the exons ATGGCTGTAAATGGTATTGGACATGATTTTGCTGCTCTACATGAGTCCTTGGAAGAGAGCGATCCCGATCTTTacgaaatattgaaaaaggagaagaaacGACAAGTTTGCGGGCTCGAGCTGATCGCTTCGGAAAATTTTACTAGCAGGGCTGTTATGGAAGCTCTTGGGTCTTCTATGACAAATAAATACTCTGAGGGACAAGTTGGGCAGAGATATTACGGAGGAAATCAGTTCGTGGATGAAATGGAAAGCTTATGCAAACGCCGAGCGCTCGAAGCTTTTCG ACTTGATCCAGAAAAGTGGGGTGTGAATGTGCAACCTTACTCTGGTTCCCCTGCAAACTTTGCAGTCTACACTGGGCTTCTTTCTCCACATGATCGCATTATGGGTCTTGATCTGCCAGATGGAGGCCATTTGACGCATGGGTTCATGACAGAGAAAAAGCGCATCTCGGCAACATCTATTTTCTTCGAATCAATGCCTTACAAGACAAACCCGGAAACTGGCTTAATAGACTACGACAAGCTTGCTGAAACTGCCAGATTGTTCCGCCCCAAACTTATTATCGCAGGAATCAGTGCTTATCCACGTCATTTGGATTATGCCAAATTCAGGGCTATAAGCGATGAAGTTGGGGCAATTCTCATGGCTGATATGGCGCATATCAGTGGTCTAGTGGCAGGCAATGTCGTGCCAACCCCATTTGAGCATTGCGATattgtaacaacaacaacacacaaGTCTCTTCGTGGGCCACGTTCAGGGGTTATATTCTATCGCAAGGGTATCAAGGGTTACAAGAAGAATGGAGATCCCATCAAATATGACTATGGAAACAAAATTGACTTTGCCCTCTTCCCTGGTCTTCAAGGTGGCCCCCACAATAACACCATCGCTGCACTATGTACAGCTTTGAAGCAAGCCAATACTCCAGAATTCAAAGCATATGCCCAGCAGATACTGGATAACTGTAAAGCCATGGCCAAGGTGTTTTTGGAGCGTGGCTACAAGCTGGTGTCAGAAGGGTCAGATAATCACCTGGTTTTAATGGACCTGCGTCCTCTGGGATTTGGTGGAGCCCTGGGAGAAAAGGTCTTGGAAGAAGTTTCTATCACTG TCAACAAAAATACATGCCCTGGTGATAAAAGTGCCCTGCGTCCAGGTGGACTGCGTATTGGAGCCCCTGCACTAACCACACGCATGCTAAAGGAGAAGGATTTTGAGCAAGTTGCAGACTTCATTGACCGTGGAATCAAACTAGGTTTGGAAGTACAGAAAATCAGTGGCTCAGATCAGAAGAAATTTGAAGAAGTGTTGCTTGGAGACCAGTTCAAAGGAAAGGTAGAGGAATTGAAAAAGGAGGTTGAAGAGTTTTCTGTCAAATTTCCCATGCCAGGGTGTGGTCTTATTTAA